In one window of Mesorhizobium sp. B2-1-1 DNA:
- a CDS encoding helix-turn-helix domain-containing protein: MLASDIRALRKARGLTLAEIALKLGRSVGWVSQVERGLSTPSLSDLRAFGELFGVPVSLFFGHDVPVESERGAVVRAGSRRTLGTSESGLMEELLSPDLGGSFEMLRSVFAPGAELKSEARRPTEEAGYVVSGTFDIEISGTWHRLGEGDSFRFEGKPFRWRNPGMEPAVVIWVVSPPVY, translated from the coding sequence TTGCTGGCCAGCGACATCAGGGCGCTGCGCAAGGCGCGAGGGTTGACGCTCGCCGAGATCGCCCTGAAACTCGGCCGGTCGGTCGGCTGGGTCAGCCAGGTCGAACGCGGCCTGTCGACACCGTCGCTCAGTGATCTCCGGGCTTTCGGCGAACTGTTCGGCGTGCCGGTCAGCCTGTTCTTCGGCCACGACGTGCCTGTCGAAAGCGAGCGCGGCGCGGTCGTGCGGGCCGGCAGCCGCCGCACCCTTGGCACAAGCGAATCCGGCCTCATGGAGGAGCTTCTGTCGCCCGATCTCGGCGGTAGCTTCGAGATGCTGCGTTCCGTCTTCGCGCCGGGCGCCGAGCTCAAGAGCGAGGCGCGTCGGCCGACCGAAGAGGCTGGATATGTCGTGTCGGGGACGTTCGACATCGAAATATCGGGGACATGGCATCGGCTCGGCGAAGGCGATTCCTTTCGCTTCGAGGGCAAGCCATTCCGCTGGCGCAATCCGGGAATGGAGCCGGCGGTCGTCATCTGGGTGGTTTCGCCGCCAGTTTATTGA
- a CDS encoding nitroreductase, which produces MLGKKARITADAEIVDDAIVSRRSVRAFLPDMVDDNTIRDILAVAARAPSGTNMQPWRVYVTKGDTKQRISDAILNSGIRAEKADWDEYRYYPTQFFEPYLTRRRANGFGLYGALGIGRREVDKMRAQHDRNFVFFDAPVGMIFTIDRRLNQGSWIDYGMFLQNIMVAARGRGLHTCPQAAFAPYHRQIRPVLGIPDEEIVVCGMALGYEDTSKPENAFRTDRVPLEEWVTFSE; this is translated from the coding sequence ATGCTTGGAAAGAAGGCTCGAATCACGGCCGATGCCGAGATCGTCGACGACGCGATCGTATCGCGCCGGTCGGTGCGCGCTTTTCTGCCCGACATGGTCGACGACAACACGATCCGCGACATACTGGCGGTCGCGGCACGCGCCCCTTCCGGCACCAATATGCAGCCATGGCGGGTCTATGTCACCAAGGGCGACACCAAGCAGCGGATATCGGATGCCATCCTGAATTCCGGCATCCGTGCTGAAAAGGCCGACTGGGACGAATATCGCTATTATCCCACGCAGTTCTTCGAACCCTACCTGACCCGCCGCCGCGCCAACGGTTTCGGGCTCTACGGCGCGCTCGGCATCGGTCGCCGCGAGGTCGACAAGATGCGTGCCCAGCACGACCGCAACTTCGTCTTCTTCGACGCGCCGGTCGGCATGATCTTCACCATCGACCGCCGGCTTAACCAGGGTTCCTGGATCGACTACGGCATGTTCCTGCAGAACATCATGGTTGCCGCGCGGGGCAGGGGCTTGCACACCTGTCCGCAGGCGGCGTTCGCGCCCTATCACCGGCAGATCAGGCCGGTGCTCGGCATTCCCGACGAGGAGATCGTCGTCTGCGGCATGGCGCTCGGTTATGAAGATACGTCGAAGCCCGAAAACGCCTTCCGAACCGACCGCGTGCCGCTGGAGGAATGGGTGACGTTCAGCGAGTAG
- a CDS encoding MFS transporter, with protein MTAEISAGVTDRADVPARALLLLPLTVACGVFMTSLDQNVVVTALPGISESLGRPPSQLGLLITVYVASLIISMPLGGWAADRFGLRNVYCFALLVFAASSALCGLSDNIWTLVGARALQGFGGALMGTLGQVVILSTFPRSRTLKINMYISLAGQSGPLVGPLVGGALTTYISWRWIFFINVPFALAAAVLAASLFPTVTKPVRTPFDFPGFLLVGSGMVLLVFGMDSLAAKDAAAGVIAAELALALVILTVASFYCLRVRNPLLDLKLLRIRTFRISFLTGGGLDTIGLSSVVFLLPLMFQLGFGMSAVQAGSLTFVAAVGSVVMRVFMPRLLNRFGFRRVLVFNTPVVAAMVAGFALMQATTPVWIVLAYIFIFGVFRSAQWASTGNLAYSDIAPDQLARFSALYYILWQLAVAISVGLAAAALSFLAGGGPAVANDFRILFVIEGVITLCALSAYLKLTPQDGAHVSGHGAQMNTE; from the coding sequence ATGACCGCAGAAATATCCGCCGGCGTCACTGATCGCGCCGATGTGCCAGCCAGAGCCCTGCTCCTGCTGCCGCTGACGGTCGCCTGCGGCGTGTTCATGACCAGTCTCGACCAGAATGTCGTGGTGACGGCGCTGCCCGGCATCAGCGAAAGCCTTGGCCGTCCACCGAGCCAGCTTGGCCTGCTGATCACGGTCTACGTCGCCAGCCTGATCATCTCGATGCCGCTCGGCGGTTGGGCTGCCGACCGCTTCGGCCTGCGCAACGTCTACTGCTTTGCGCTGCTGGTATTCGCCGCCTCGTCGGCGCTGTGCGGCCTGTCCGACAACATCTGGACGCTGGTCGGCGCCCGCGCGCTGCAGGGCTTCGGCGGCGCGCTGATGGGCACGCTCGGTCAGGTCGTCATCCTGTCGACCTTCCCTCGAAGCCGGACGCTGAAGATCAACATGTATATCTCGCTGGCCGGCCAGTCCGGCCCGCTCGTCGGTCCGCTCGTCGGCGGCGCGCTGACCACTTACATTTCCTGGCGCTGGATCTTCTTCATCAACGTGCCCTTCGCGCTGGCCGCGGCTGTGCTTGCCGCCTCGCTGTTTCCGACGGTGACCAAACCCGTGCGCACACCGTTCGATTTCCCGGGCTTCCTGCTGGTCGGCAGCGGCATGGTCCTGCTTGTCTTCGGCATGGATTCGCTGGCGGCGAAAGATGCGGCCGCCGGCGTGATCGCGGCCGAGCTTGCCCTGGCGCTGGTCATCCTGACGGTCGCCTCGTTCTATTGCCTGCGCGTGCGCAATCCCTTGCTCGACCTCAAGCTCCTGCGCATCCGCACCTTCCGCATCTCCTTCCTCACCGGCGGCGGTCTGGACACGATCGGCCTCAGCTCCGTCGTCTTCCTGCTGCCGCTGATGTTCCAGCTCGGCTTCGGCATGAGCGCGGTACAGGCGGGATCGCTGACCTTCGTCGCCGCGGTCGGGTCGGTGGTCATGCGTGTCTTCATGCCTCGCCTGCTCAACCGCTTCGGTTTCCGCCGCGTGCTGGTTTTCAACACGCCCGTCGTCGCGGCCATGGTTGCGGGCTTTGCCCTGATGCAGGCGACCACACCGGTGTGGATCGTGCTTGCCTACATCTTCATCTTCGGCGTCTTCCGTTCCGCGCAATGGGCGTCGACCGGCAACCTTGCCTATTCCGACATCGCGCCCGATCAGCTCGCCCGCTTCAGCGCGCTCTATTACATATTGTGGCAACTGGCGGTGGCGATCAGCGTCGGCCTGGCCGCCGCGGCACTATCGTTTCTGGCCGGCGGCGGCCCGGCCGTCGCCAATGACTTCCGGATACTGTTCGTGATCGAGGGTGTCATCACGCTGTGCGCGCTATCAGCCTATCTCAAGCTGACGCCGCAGGATGGCGCCCATGTCAGCGGCCATGGCGCCCAGATGAACACGGAATAG
- the soxG gene encoding sarcosine oxidase subunit gamma family protein → MVERLSPLEPEFHVGSHGNFERGVEVILTETRPGSIVQLAAWPGEEKKLISCIRAVTGLALPDGAGGGATNGAKSAFGFAPGKFTVADEAEGLAAAFAGVVTPAIGTVTDLSHGRSAIRIAGPKAEWVLAKFFAIDFALPAFPLGAGRSTTHHDVFAQIQRTGGDQFDIYVFRSFARSFWKALCHASEEVGYEVQ, encoded by the coding sequence ATGGTTGAGCGCCTTTCACCGCTGGAACCGGAATTCCATGTCGGCTCGCACGGCAATTTCGAACGTGGTGTCGAGGTCATCCTGACCGAGACGAGACCGGGCTCGATCGTGCAGCTCGCCGCCTGGCCGGGCGAAGAGAAGAAACTGATATCATGCATCCGCGCCGTCACCGGGCTTGCGCTGCCCGACGGTGCCGGCGGTGGCGCCACCAATGGCGCCAAATCGGCATTCGGTTTCGCACCGGGAAAGTTCACCGTAGCCGACGAAGCCGAGGGGCTGGCCGCGGCTTTCGCGGGCGTGGTGACCCCCGCCATCGGCACGGTGACCGATCTTTCGCATGGCCGCAGCGCGATCCGCATCGCCGGACCGAAGGCCGAATGGGTGCTGGCGAAGTTCTTCGCCATCGATTTCGCGCTGCCTGCCTTCCCGCTCGGCGCCGGCCGCTCGACCACCCATCACGATGTCTTCGCCCAGATCCAACGCACCGGCGGCGACCAGTTCGACATCTACGTCTTCCGCTCTTTCGCGCGCTCCTTCTGGAAGGCGCTGTGTCACGCCAGCGAGGAAGTCGGCTACGAGGTCCAGTAG
- a CDS encoding sarcosine oxidase subunit alpha codes for MSPRRTETGGRIDWLKTIRFTFDGTPYTGHAGDTLASALLANGVTLYGRSFKYHRPRGLLTAGVEEPNALVTVLKGEVREPNVAATMVELHDGLVAVSQNRFPSLAWDVSAVNQLGGKLLSAGFYYKTFMGPVIGPLKGTRFWMFCEHFIRRAAGLGRAGSTADPARYERMNAFCDVLVVGSGPAGLTAAKAAADQGARVMLAELDPRFGGSANWSNETIDDLPAADWARRTVAQLEGYDNVRLLPRTTVWGYYDSNTLAALERVTDHKETPGKGEPRHRYWAIRARSVVLATGAFERPLVFPGNDRPGVMLAHAAERYANEFGVLAGQTVALFTNNDSAYRCALALKKAGARIAAIVDVRPELSGEMRKLAEETGAEIFPGHAVIATEGGKALSGVKLQRFDMANGTLTGDARSIHADCLLMSGGWSPTIHLASQAGAKAEWNAARQAFLPPKPTQNWIGAGAFTGSFSTAEAMTEGRAAGLAAAGAQATPAALPSVEAVACDPDPAPVFEIRASGKSFVDFQHDVTSEDVRLAHREGFVSVEHLKRYTTLGMATDQGKNSNVPGLAIMAEALGKPIPEVGTTRFRAPFAPVSIGSLAAERFGDLKPERLTPMHDWHVANGATMYSAGLWYRPMIYGLAGETIEQAYVREARATRESAGIVDVSTLGKIAVQGPDAAEFLDRVYTNMFSTLAVGKARYGLMLREDGLAFDDGTTWRLGEQDYLMTTTTANAGKVMQHLEYFLDVVWPELKVHVTSVTDQWAGAAIGGPKARQILAGCVAGTAVDNAALPFMGIVHGQIAGVPVMICRLSFSGEMAFEVYCGADHGTHVWETLVEAGKPFGLATYGLEALGTMRIEKGHVTGAEIDGRTTARDLHLDWMLSKKKPFIGSAMMDREGLISPDRLELVGLVALDNRPLNGGAHIVEELDESNPHGSIGHITACCYSPALGKHIALALVKGGKARHGSRAHVSDPLRNRFGPVEIVSNHFYDPDGSRMHG; via the coding sequence GTGAGCCCGCGCCGGACCGAGACCGGCGGCCGCATCGACTGGCTGAAGACCATCCGCTTCACCTTTGATGGCACGCCCTACACCGGCCATGCCGGTGATACGCTGGCTTCGGCGCTGCTGGCCAACGGCGTCACGCTTTACGGGCGCTCGTTCAAATACCACCGCCCGCGCGGCCTCCTGACAGCAGGCGTGGAAGAGCCGAACGCGCTGGTGACGGTGCTGAAGGGCGAGGTCCGCGAGCCCAACGTCGCGGCGACCATGGTCGAGCTTCATGACGGGCTGGTCGCCGTCAGCCAGAACCGTTTTCCGTCGCTGGCCTGGGACGTCAGCGCCGTCAACCAGCTCGGCGGCAAGCTCCTATCGGCCGGCTTCTACTACAAGACCTTCATGGGTCCGGTGATCGGTCCGCTGAAGGGCACGCGCTTCTGGATGTTCTGCGAGCATTTCATCCGCCGCGCCGCCGGCCTCGGCCGGGCCGGTTCCACCGCCGACCCGGCGCGCTATGAGCGCATGAACGCCTTTTGCGACGTGCTGGTGGTCGGCTCCGGCCCTGCCGGGCTGACGGCCGCCAAGGCCGCTGCTGATCAGGGCGCGCGCGTCATGCTTGCCGAACTCGATCCGCGTTTCGGCGGCTCTGCCAACTGGTCGAACGAGACGATCGATGACCTGCCGGCGGCCGACTGGGCCAGGCGAACCGTGGCCCAGCTCGAGGGTTACGACAACGTCCGGCTTCTGCCGCGCACCACGGTCTGGGGCTACTACGACAGCAATACGCTTGCCGCCCTTGAGCGCGTCACCGATCACAAGGAGACACCCGGCAAGGGCGAACCGCGCCATCGCTATTGGGCGATCCGCGCCCGATCGGTGGTCTTGGCCACCGGCGCTTTCGAACGGCCGCTCGTATTTCCGGGCAATGACCGCCCGGGCGTGATGCTGGCGCATGCCGCGGAGCGCTACGCCAACGAATTCGGCGTGCTGGCGGGGCAGACGGTCGCGCTGTTCACCAACAATGACAGCGCCTATCGCTGCGCCCTGGCGCTGAAGAAGGCCGGCGCAAGGATTGCCGCGATTGTCGATGTCCGTCCCGAGCTTTCGGGCGAAATGCGCAAGCTGGCCGAGGAGACCGGAGCCGAGATCTTTCCCGGCCATGCCGTGATCGCCACTGAGGGCGGCAAGGCGCTCTCCGGCGTCAAGCTGCAGCGCTTCGACATGGCCAACGGCACGCTCACCGGCGACGCCCGCAGCATCCATGCCGACTGCCTCTTGATGTCGGGGGGCTGGTCGCCAACCATCCATCTGGCCAGCCAGGCCGGCGCCAAGGCGGAGTGGAATGCCGCCCGACAAGCCTTCCTGCCGCCGAAGCCGACGCAGAACTGGATTGGCGCAGGCGCCTTCACCGGCAGCTTTTCCACCGCCGAAGCGATGACCGAGGGCCGGGCCGCGGGCCTTGCCGCGGCAGGCGCGCAAGCCACGCCGGCCGCACTGCCCTCGGTCGAAGCCGTAGCTTGCGATCCCGATCCGGCGCCGGTGTTCGAGATCAGGGCCAGCGGCAAGAGCTTCGTCGACTTCCAGCACGACGTGACGTCGGAGGACGTGCGGCTGGCGCACCGCGAAGGCTTCGTCTCGGTCGAGCATCTGAAACGCTACACCACGCTCGGCATGGCGACCGACCAGGGCAAGAATTCCAACGTCCCCGGCCTGGCCATCATGGCCGAGGCGCTGGGCAAGCCGATCCCGGAAGTCGGCACGACACGCTTCCGGGCGCCCTTTGCACCGGTTTCGATCGGATCGCTGGCGGCGGAGCGCTTCGGTGACCTCAAGCCCGAACGGCTGACGCCGATGCATGACTGGCATGTCGCCAATGGCGCGACCATGTATTCCGCCGGCCTGTGGTACCGGCCGATGATCTACGGCCTTGCCGGTGAGACGATCGAGCAGGCCTATGTACGCGAGGCCAGGGCAACGCGCGAAAGCGCCGGCATCGTCGATGTCTCGACGCTCGGCAAGATCGCGGTGCAAGGTCCGGACGCGGCCGAATTCCTCGACCGTGTCTACACCAACATGTTTTCCACGTTGGCCGTGGGCAAGGCGCGCTACGGACTGATGCTGCGCGAGGACGGGCTGGCCTTCGACGACGGTACCACATGGCGGCTCGGCGAACAGGATTACCTGATGACCACCACCACGGCCAATGCCGGCAAGGTTATGCAGCATCTGGAATATTTCCTCGATGTGGTCTGGCCGGAGCTCAAGGTTCATGTCACCTCCGTGACCGACCAGTGGGCGGGTGCCGCGATCGGCGGGCCGAAAGCCAGGCAGATCCTGGCCGGCTGCGTCGCCGGCACCGCTGTCGACAATGCGGCGCTGCCGTTCATGGGCATCGTGCATGGCCAGATCGCTGGCGTGCCGGTGATGATCTGCCGGCTGTCCTTCTCCGGCGAAATGGCGTTCGAGGTCTATTGCGGCGCCGACCATGGCACCCATGTCTGGGAAACGCTTGTCGAGGCCGGCAAGCCGTTCGGCCTGGCAACCTACGGACTGGAAGCGCTGGGCACGATGCGCATCGAGAAAGGCCATGTGACGGGCGCCGAGATCGACGGCCGCACCACGGCGCGCGACCTGCATCTCGACTGGATGCTGTCGAAGAAGAAACCGTTTATCGGCTCGGCGATGATGGACCGCGAGGGCCTCATCTCGCCCGACCGGCTGGAACTTGTCGGCCTGGTCGCGCTCGACAACAGGCCGCTCAACGGCGGCGCGCATATCGTCGAGGAGCTTGACGAGTCCAACCCGCACGGCTCCATCGGCCACATCACGGCATGCTGCTATTCGCCGGCGCTCGGCAAGCACATCGCGCTGGCGCTGGTCAAAGGCGGCAAGGCCAGGCACGGCTCGCGCGCCCATGTCTCCGATCCGCTGCGCAACCGGTTCGGACCGGTCGAGATCGTTTCCAACCACTTCTACGATCCGGACGGGAGCCGCATGCATGGTTGA
- a CDS encoding sarcosine oxidase subunit delta translates to MLITCPYCGPRDVIEFTYQGDGNRERPDPASQNFEAWNAYVYDRLNPAGDHNEIWQHSGGCRAHLRVVRNTLTHEISSVAFARGDHGPVARRKAEGRS, encoded by the coding sequence ATGTTGATCACTTGTCCCTATTGCGGCCCGCGCGACGTCATCGAGTTCACCTACCAGGGTGACGGCAACCGCGAGCGTCCCGACCCCGCCTCGCAGAACTTCGAAGCCTGGAACGCCTATGTCTATGACCGGCTGAACCCGGCCGGAGACCACAACGAGATCTGGCAGCATTCCGGCGGCTGCCGCGCGCATCTCAGGGTCGTGCGCAACACGCTGACGCATGAGATTTCCAGCGTCGCCTTCGCACGCGGCGACCACGGCCCGGTCGCGCGGCGCAAGGCGGAGGGCAGATCGTGA
- a CDS encoding sarcosine oxidase subunit beta — translation MAEYSALSLLANALKGNKDWKPAWRKPDPKASYDVIIIGGGGHGLSTAYYLAKEHGITNVAVLEKGWLGSGNVGRNTTAVRSNYLLPANTRFYEHSMKLWENLSHDLNYNVMFSQRGCLNLAHTPAQFDDYARRGNAMRHLGVDAELMTPAQIKRLIPALDISSDARFPVVGGLMQRRAGTARHDAVAWGYARGADRRGVDIIENCEVTGFLRDGDRITGVTTSRGDIRAKKVAVAVAGSTGRVMQLAGIETMPIESHVLQAFVTESLKPFIDTVVTFGMGHFYMSQSDKGGLVYGGDIDGYNSYAQRGNLPIVDEVMSEMLALFPGLARVRMLRSWGGVCDMSMDGSPIITTGPLPGMYLNCGWCYGGFKATPASGWCFAWTIAKDEPHDLNAPFTLDRFHRGLVIDDKGQGANPRLH, via the coding sequence ATGGCAGAGTACTCGGCCCTTTCGCTGCTCGCGAATGCGCTCAAGGGAAACAAGGACTGGAAGCCGGCCTGGCGCAAGCCGGACCCGAAGGCATCCTACGACGTCATCATCATCGGTGGCGGCGGGCACGGGTTGTCGACCGCCTATTATCTCGCCAAGGAACACGGCATCACCAATGTCGCGGTGCTGGAAAAAGGCTGGCTCGGCTCCGGCAATGTCGGCCGCAACACCACCGCCGTGCGCTCCAACTATCTGCTGCCTGCCAACACCCGCTTCTACGAGCATTCGATGAAGCTGTGGGAGAACCTGTCGCACGATCTCAACTACAACGTCATGTTCTCGCAGCGCGGCTGCCTGAACCTGGCGCACACGCCGGCCCAGTTCGACGACTATGCACGGCGCGGCAACGCCATGCGCCATCTCGGTGTCGACGCCGAACTGATGACGCCGGCGCAAATTAAGCGCCTGATCCCCGCGCTCGATATTTCCAGTGATGCGCGCTTCCCCGTGGTCGGCGGCCTGATGCAGCGGCGCGCCGGCACCGCCCGCCACGACGCCGTGGCCTGGGGCTATGCGCGCGGCGCCGACCGGCGCGGCGTCGACATCATCGAGAATTGCGAGGTCACCGGCTTCCTGCGCGACGGCGACCGCATCACCGGCGTCACCACATCACGCGGCGACATCCGCGCCAAGAAGGTGGCGGTCGCGGTGGCCGGCAGCACCGGCCGGGTGATGCAGCTTGCCGGCATCGAGACGATGCCGATCGAGAGCCATGTGCTGCAGGCCTTCGTCACCGAATCGCTGAAGCCCTTCATCGATACGGTCGTCACGTTCGGCATGGGCCATTTCTACATGTCGCAATCGGACAAGGGCGGCCTCGTCTACGGCGGCGACATCGACGGCTACAACAGCTACGCCCAGCGCGGCAACCTGCCCATCGTCGACGAGGTGATGAGCGAGATGCTGGCGCTGTTCCCGGGGCTTGCCCGCGTGCGCATGCTGCGCTCCTGGGGCGGCGTCTGCGACATGTCGATGGACGGCTCGCCCATCATCACCACCGGGCCCCTGCCCGGCATGTATCTCAACTGCGGCTGGTGCTATGGCGGCTTCAAGGCGACGCCCGCCTCCGGCTGGTGCTTTGCCTGGACCATCGCCAAGGACGAGCCGCATGACCTCAACGCCCCCTTCACGCTCGACCGCTTCCATCGCGGCCTGGTGATCGACGACAAGGGCCAGGGCGCCAATCCCAGACTGCACTGA
- a CDS encoding mechanosensitive ion channel family protein, whose protein sequence is MFFKLLRLVLMFALVLAAPLSFDASAQGLGQAPAGLVADQQKILQDLTTKTDNFDKKIQQDGDDDATLVDIRLQLEELSRQSLNSALAFRTRLSEINSRLEQLGPAPAAGQPPEPDIVSTERQALVSEKAEINAVIAQAQTLSIRISGMIDKIGNMRSALFRNLLTKRYVLSDALSPQVFSDARDEFGNFYKAVSSWLSFAFRFKFQAILAATFVALGLALVLLVGGRRLFGRVFEADPSNEDPSYLSRLSVAFWSTLLPTLAVGAFLGSTIFFFNYYNVLRGDIGLFLNALATVIGVVFCVNRLANAALEPRLPNWRLIPVESGPARWLVRLTTAMAVVISVNTFLSVINDKMGSPLSLTIARSFVATIVVGIILILMAMLRPFKARDGSWRPWPAWLRYLALALGLFTIIAALLGYIGLALFVSLQVVVTGTALVTAYIGFLSAQAIGDEGAFANTSVGRWLSVNSSYEDTALDQLGLVVSVAINVMIVLVFLPLILLMWGFQLGDIQAWAYKLATGINIGSVTISVTGILSGIVVFIIGYFLTRWFQGWLDGSVMARGKVDTGVRNSIRLAVGYAGVALAALIGISAAGIDLSSLALVAGALSLGIGFGLQNVVSNFVSGLILLAERPFKVGDWIVAGDISGTVKKISVRATEIETFQRQSVILPNSNLINNAVGNWTHRNKLGRIDIKVGVAYGSDVKQVHAVLLEIARGHPLVLKNPEPFVLFSNFGPAALEFEIRLFLADVMNGNIVQNDIRFTVLETFSDQHIEIPSTPRAVVEPKHAKAWPTDDDKIEADFAEQERAKAEAAAGAKRLSKSGRKAKKPDPD, encoded by the coding sequence ATGTTTTTCAAATTGCTTCGTCTCGTCTTGATGTTCGCGCTTGTCCTTGCGGCGCCGCTTTCGTTCGATGCGTCGGCGCAAGGGCTTGGCCAGGCGCCTGCCGGACTGGTCGCCGACCAGCAGAAAATCCTTCAGGACCTGACGACCAAGACCGACAATTTCGACAAGAAGATCCAGCAGGACGGTGATGACGATGCCACTCTCGTCGATATCCGCCTGCAGCTCGAGGAGTTGTCGCGGCAATCGCTGAACAGCGCGCTGGCCTTCCGCACCCGCCTTAGCGAGATCAACAGCCGGCTCGAGCAACTCGGCCCGGCACCCGCCGCCGGCCAGCCGCCCGAGCCCGATATCGTCAGCACCGAGCGCCAGGCGCTGGTCTCCGAAAAGGCCGAGATCAACGCGGTCATCGCGCAGGCGCAGACGCTGTCGATCCGCATCAGCGGGATGATCGACAAGATCGGCAACATGCGCAGCGCGCTCTTCCGCAATCTCCTGACCAAGCGCTATGTGCTGTCGGATGCGCTGAGCCCACAGGTCTTTTCCGACGCCCGCGACGAGTTCGGCAATTTCTACAAGGCGGTCTCGTCCTGGCTGAGCTTCGCCTTCAGGTTCAAGTTCCAGGCCATTCTGGCGGCTACCTTCGTGGCGCTCGGGCTGGCCCTGGTGCTTCTGGTCGGCGGCAGGCGGTTGTTTGGACGGGTGTTCGAAGCCGATCCGTCCAATGAGGACCCGTCCTATCTCAGCCGCCTGTCGGTGGCCTTCTGGTCGACATTGCTGCCGACGCTGGCGGTCGGCGCCTTTCTTGGATCGACGATTTTCTTTTTCAACTATTACAACGTTTTGCGCGGCGACATTGGCCTTTTCCTCAACGCGCTGGCGACGGTCATCGGGGTGGTGTTCTGCGTCAATCGGCTGGCCAATGCGGCGCTCGAGCCGAGGCTGCCGAACTGGCGCCTGATCCCGGTCGAATCCGGCCCGGCGCGTTGGCTGGTGCGCCTGACCACCGCCATGGCCGTGGTCATCAGCGTCAACACCTTCCTGTCCGTCATCAACGACAAGATGGGATCGCCGCTGTCGCTGACGATCGCGCGCAGTTTCGTGGCCACCATCGTCGTCGGCATCATCCTGATCCTGATGGCGATGCTGCGGCCGTTCAAGGCCCGTGACGGCAGCTGGCGGCCTTGGCCGGCATGGCTGCGCTACCTGGCGCTGGCTCTGGGGCTCTTCACCATCATAGCCGCCTTGCTTGGCTATATCGGCCTTGCGCTGTTCGTGTCGCTGCAGGTGGTGGTCACCGGCACGGCGCTCGTCACCGCTTATATCGGCTTCCTGTCGGCACAGGCGATCGGCGACGAGGGCGCCTTCGCCAATACGTCGGTCGGGCGCTGGCTGTCGGTCAATTCCAGCTACGAGGACACCGCGCTCGACCAGCTCGGCCTTGTCGTCAGCGTGGCCATCAACGTGATGATCGTGCTGGTCTTCCTGCCGCTGATCCTGTTGATGTGGGGCTTCCAACTGGGCGACATCCAGGCCTGGGCGTACAAACTGGCGACCGGGATTAATATCGGTTCGGTGACGATTTCGGTCACCGGCATCCTGTCGGGCATCGTCGTCTTCATCATCGGCTATTTCCTGACGCGCTGGTTCCAGGGCTGGCTCGACGGTTCGGTGATGGCGCGCGGCAAGGTCGACACGGGGGTGCGCAACTCGATCCGGCTGGCCGTCGGCTATGCCGGCGTGGCACTTGCGGCACTGATCGGCATCTCGGCGGCGGGCATCGACCTGTCCAGCCTGGCGCTGGTCGCCGGCGCGCTGTCCCTCGGCATCGGTTTTGGCCTTCAAAACGTGGTGTCGAACTTCGTCTCGGGCCTGATCCTGCTGGCCGAGCGGCCGTTCAAGGTCGGCGACTGGATCGTCGCCGGCGACATCAGCGGCACCGTCAAGAAGATCAGCGTGCGCGCCACCGAGATCGAGACCTTCCAGCGGCAGTCGGTGATCCTGCCCAATTCGAACCTGATCAACAACGCCGTCGGCAACTGGACGCACCGCAACAAGCTCGGCCGCATCGACATCAAGGTCGGCGTCGCCTATGGCAGCGACGTCAAGCAGGTGCACGCCGTCCTGCTCGAGATCGCCCGCGGTCATCCGCTGGTGCTGAAGAACCCCGAACCCTTCGTCCTGTTTTCCAATTTCGGGCCTGCCGCGCTGGAATTCGAGATCCGCCTGTTCCTGGCCGATGTGATGAACGGCAACATCGTGCAGAACGACATCCGCTTCACCGTGCTGGAAACATTCAGCGATCAGCATATCGAGATACCCTCGACGCCACGCGCCGTCGTCGAGCCCAAGCATGCGAAGGCCTGGCCGACCGACGACGACAAGATCGAGGCCGATTTCGCCGAGCAGGAACGAGCAAAGGCGGAGGCCGCGGCCGGGGCCAAACGTCTCTCCAAATCAGGACGCAAGGCGAAGAAACCTGATCCGGATTAG